From Coriobacteriia bacterium, the proteins below share one genomic window:
- a CDS encoding tyrosine-protein phosphatase, whose product MLKYRISAAIASVAFAASLGGVALAAEPAASAATETAAATSQASDAGAAPTIESQTLGMEKLGNARQLGGYVGADGKVVKDGLLLRTAKLADATQADLDKLVSEYNLGYVVDFRTTAERAQAPDPEIDGIENVWCSIIDEDSALGGMASGAASSASDTESSTQADKGASGDQKSAAVVGGSAAAAGSATSDSAQADPQAVLAATVQQLVGYAKTMDLSDMYVDIADSAHSQQGYRQFFDVLLNNKDGKAVLWHCTAGKDRAGLGAVLVLSALGVDRETALEDFDLTNAFNEQSIDAMVQVAQAQGYSDDDIQAVRDLAGVNRAYMEKALDHIDATYGSMHDYLVNQIGLTEDEIAQLQEMYLA is encoded by the coding sequence ATGCTCAAGTACCGCATCTCTGCCGCCATCGCCTCCGTCGCCTTCGCCGCCAGCCTCGGCGGCGTCGCGCTGGCCGCCGAGCCCGCAGCCTCCGCCGCGACCGAGACGGCTGCCGCCACGTCGCAGGCCTCCGACGCCGGCGCCGCGCCCACCATCGAGAGCCAGACGCTCGGCATGGAGAAGCTCGGCAACGCCCGCCAACTCGGCGGTTACGTGGGCGCCGACGGCAAGGTCGTCAAGGACGGGCTGCTCCTGCGCACGGCCAAGCTCGCCGACGCCACGCAGGCAGACCTCGACAAGCTCGTGAGCGAGTACAACCTGGGCTACGTCGTGGACTTCCGCACGACGGCAGAGCGCGCCCAGGCGCCCGACCCCGAGATCGACGGCATCGAGAATGTCTGGTGCTCCATCATCGACGAGGACTCCGCGCTCGGCGGCATGGCGAGCGGGGCGGCGAGCAGCGCCAGCGATACCGAGTCCAGCACGCAGGCCGACAAGGGCGCGAGCGGCGACCAGAAGAGCGCGGCCGTCGTCGGAGGCAGCGCGGCAGCGGCGGGCAGCGCGACGAGCGACTCCGCGCAGGCCGACCCGCAGGCCGTCCTCGCCGCGACGGTGCAGCAGCTCGTAGGCTACGCGAAGACGATGGACCTCTCGGACATGTACGTCGACATCGCGGACAGCGCCCACTCCCAGCAGGGCTACCGCCAGTTCTTCGACGTGCTGCTCAACAACAAGGACGGCAAGGCCGTGCTGTGGCACTGCACGGCCGGCAAGGACCGCGCCGGCCTCGGCGCCGTGCTCGTGCTGTCGGCGCTGGGCGTCGACCGCGAGACGGCGCTCGAGGACTTCGACCTCACGAACGCGTTCAACGAGCAGAGCATCGACGCCATGGTGCAGGTCGCCCAGGCGCAGGGCTACTCCGACGACGACATTCAGGCCGTCCGCGACCTGGCCGGCGTCAACCGCGCCTACATGGAGAAGGCGCTCGACCACATCGACGCCACGTACGGCTCGATGCACGACTACCTCGTGAACCAGATCGGCCTCACGGAGGACGAGATCGCCCAGCTCCAAGAGATGTACCTGGCGTAA